The Leucothrix mucor DSM 2157 DNA window GCCAGTGCCACATCGGCGGCCGTTTTGCCGTGAAGAATCAAATCATGATGCTTTTCAAACAACAGATTCCACGCTTCTATATTGGCTACGGTCTCACGAAAATTCTCATGATAAGCGATGGTGACATGAACCGCGTCCATGCCTCCTGTGCGCATTTCACGAAAAATCTTCTCGCCCCAATTAGCATATTGCAGGCCGTCGATGCGAAAGTTCATGGCTTACTCCGGATCGCCAGCGCTGATGTAGCTGGTTTTTACGGTGGTGTAGAATTCAGCCGCGTATTGACCTTGCTCACGAGGGCCGTAACTAGAGTCACCGCGACCACCGAATGGGACGTGATAGTCCGTGCCGGCTGTTGCCAGATTCACCATCACGCAACCGGTCTGCGCATTTCGACGGAAGTGAGTGGCACGTGCTAATGAGTTAGTGATAATGCCGGACGTTAGACCAAAGTTAGTGTCATTTACCGTTGCCAACGCTTCATCATAAGAGTCCACTTTGATCACGCAGGTCATCGGTGCGAATAGCTCTTCACGATTAACGCGCATCTGGTTGTTAGTCCCGATAAAGACCGCAGGGTCCATGTAGTAACCTTCCGTTTCACGCTCTAAACGCTCACCACCACACATCCATTCTGCGCCTTCGCTTTTCGCGAGCGCCACATTATCGAGGTTTTGCTGAAGTTGCTCAGCGCTGACGACAGGGCCGATTTGTGTGCCTTCTGTTAAGGCGTGACCGACGACCATTGACTTAGCACCGGCGACTAAACGCTCAACGAATTCATCATGAACCGCGCTGTGAACGACTAAGCGGGAAGAGGCGGTACACTTTTGACCAGAACCACCGAATGCGCCGCCTAATGCCGCTGCAACCGCAATGTCTAAATCGCCATCATCCATTACTGCGAGTGCGTTCTTAGAACCCATTTCCATTTGCAGCTTGGTGAGGTTACCAATCGCAGAAACCGCAATGTGCTTACCCACTTCGACAGATCCGGTGAAGGTAATCGCATCAACCCGTGGGCTTTCAACTAAACGCTGACCAATGTCACCTCCAGAACCCATCACCAGATTAAACAAACCTTTTGGCATGCCCTTTTCCACTTGGCGAGCGATGATTTCAGCAACCGCTACCGCAGACGCTGGAACGATATTCGCAGGCTTCCAGATCACCGTATTACCGAAGGCTAGCGCGGGGGCAATTTTCCAAACCGCTGTCGCCGTTGGGAAATTCCATGGAGAGATAATCGCCACCACACCGACTGGTTCACGGGCGACATGCACTTCAACACCGGCGCGAACAGAGTCTGCGGTGTCACCAATTTGGCGCAATACTTCAGCCGCGTAATAAGTGAAGAACTGACCGGCACGGAATACTTCACCCTTACCTTCAGCGAGCGGCTTGCCTTCTTCACGCGCTAGCAATGTGCCTAGTTCAACGGCACGCGCCATTAACTCTTCACCAATCGCATTCAAAATGCTTTGACGTTGTTCCAGACCGACTTTTGCCCACTGTGTTTTAGCATCGTGAGCAGCATCTAGCGCTAGCTCTAACTGTGCGTGATCTGCTTGTGCGTACATGCCGATCAGGTCGCTGAGGTCAGAAGGGTTGTAGTTCTCGACTTCTGAAACACCGTTCATCCATTCGCCGGCGATGTAGTTTTGTGTGTTCTGGGTCATAAATCTTGTCCGCTAGTGTATTTAGTCTGAATAAAATCAGCATGGACGCTAGTCGGCTCTTGTGTCAATCTTAAACTATTGAAGATTATTTCAATTATTTTGAAATAACAGGCAATCAATTAATGAACATTAAAACTGAAAGCCTGTGTGAGGACTTGGTAGCTCAGAAAGTAAACTTAATCAGCGGGCGAGAAAGGCGTACCAGCCACGGATTTGATGTGCTTAAACGCTGACCCCGTGAATTCGTAGAAATGAGCACCAAAAATATTGTTGGTTTCGTCTCCGCCCGTTAGCCCAACCATAATGAAGAGTCGGCTATTGGCGCGTGTATAGAGGTTTTGACCCGTGTAGGTACTTTTGCCAGTGCCGTCTGGATCAGCGTAAATGCCACCGGGAAACATGACCCACTTGCCTGTTTTTTTACTGACTACCGCACCAGTCTCACAGCTCGACCCACAGCCCCATTTTGCAACGGCATACTCACCCGCAAAATTGACTGGTGAACCCAGTGCCTGAAGCAGTTCATATTCGAAACGAGGCTCTGAGTTTTGCAACAGGCGTACTGCCCTCTCCTGATAAATTTCGGAGACAGCATAGTCTTTAAATTTTGTTGTTGTGCCATCTACAGCCTGCGCTACGGGTAAGAAAAGTGTCATCGCCAGCAAACCGCTAACCAATAATTGCTTCATCGCATATCTCCCTAAGTTGTAGACTAAGCATAGTCTGTACAGCGGAAATGACGGATTTATTTACTTCAGCCCTCACAACACGATAACTAAATCATGAATATCAAACCTGAAAGCCTGCGTACCTTTGTGACGGTAGCCGATTGCGGAAACTTGCATGAAGCCTCGGAAATACTGGGACGTACACCCTCCGCGATTTCCATGACTCTCAAGCAATTGAGCGAGCAGCTGAACACTGAATTATTTGAAACCGACCGCAAATCTAACCTCACTCCAACCGGCCAGTTTGTACTGGAAGAAAGTCGCCGCGCATTAAACAGTTTTGATGAATCGGTGCGAACCATTGAGCGTTACACCAAAGGTGAAATGGGCGTGGTGAGAGTGGCAACGGTGCCCTCGGTGGCCAGCCATTTATTGCCTGCGGTGGTATCGCGGTTTCAACAAAAATCGCCCAAAGTACGGCTGGAGTTACGGGATACAGACTCGGTCATGGTTGCCACTGCGGTGCGTAATGGGAGTGTGGATTGCGGCGTGGCGAGTTTGTCATTTGCCTCGCATGATTTGCAGCATGAGTTATTGCTGGAGGAACCGTTTGGCTTGGTGTGTCGGCCTGATCATTCCCTGGCAAATACCACGCAACCATTGAAATGGCAGGCGCTGGAGGGCGTGACATTTATTAGTAATGGCCTATGCGAACAGATCCGAAATGAGCGCTTTATGCGGATTAATAGTCGTACGGCAATTCAGGTACACAATATTGTGACGTTGCTGGGGCTTATTCAGCAAGGTATGGGGGTGACGCTACTGCCAAGGCTTGCAGTGCCGGATGGTGGGGAATTTTGCTTTTTGCCGTTGGCGGATAAGACGGTGGTTAGGAAGTTGTACTTTTTGGAGAACCGGCATCATCGGATTAGTCCGGCTGGGCAGTTGTTTAAGGAGGAAGTGGTTGGGAGTTTTAAGGAGCAAAAAATATAGGTTTATCCATCTCAACAAGGTTTGCGTTTCGATGACATTTGGCATACATTTGATTACATATGAAAACAAGGAGGCTGTAAATTGAACTGTGTATCTGCCTAATCCTAACCTGTTAGAGTAGATCACATGAATAAGAAACAATTAAAAGCCCTGGCTAAAGAGGCCGCTCAAGGCCTCAACTCGGAAGAAGATATTGCTGCATTAACCAAACTGCTGCGCCAATCATTCTATGAAAAAGCGCTTGATGCTGAGCTAGATGACCACCTTGGTTATGATCGTCATGATACAAAGCCCAGCACGAATAGCCGTAATGGTTACACTAAAAAGACAGTGAAAACGGATGAGGGTGAGTTAGAAATTAACACACCCCGTGATCGTCAAAGTGAGTTTGAACCGCAAATTATCAAGAAGCGCCAAACGCGCACACCCGCTTTGGACAGTAAAATTCTGAGTTTGTATGCAAAAGGAATGACCACACGAACCATCGTTGATACCCTCAGTGAATTTTACGATACAGACGTCTCGCCGACGCTGATTTCTAAAGTCACCGAGGGTGTTCTAGACCTGGTTACCGAATGGCAATCACGACCACTGGATGAGGTGTATCCCATTGTCTATTTGGACTGTATCGTGCTCAAAATTCGCCAAGACAAACAGGTGATCAATAAGGCGATGTACCTTGCGTTAGGCGTGACTATGGAGGGTCATAAAGAACTGTTAGGACTCTGGATCACAGAGAATGAAGGGGCTAAGTTCTGGCTGGGCGTACTCACTGAACTCAAATACAGCTCTGTATTGTCCACATGGTACGAAACTCACTGAAGTTTGTTCCTTGGAAAGACTACCGCGAAGTAACGACAGATCTGAAGCGAATTTACCAGTCTGCGACTGAAGAAGAAGGGCTGCTTGAGTTGGAAAGTTTTGCCACAAAATGGGATGAAAAATACCCTTTAATTAGCCGTGCATGGCGGTCACACTGGGCAAACTTAAATACCCTGTTTCTTTACCCAAACGACATCCGAAAAGCGATTTATACAACCAACGCGATTGAGTCGCTGAATAGCGTGATTCGAAAATCAACCAAGCATAGAAAGCTCTTTCCAAATGACGACTCCGCAAAGAAAGTCGTTTATTTAGCCATCCAAGAAGCCTCTAAAAAGTGGAGCATGCCGATTCGTAATTGGAAATCGGCATTAAATCGATTTATTATAGAATTTGAAGATAGACTAACGAATTACCTGTAAACCCGAAATGGCATTTACACAGTTAGATTTACAGGCTCAAAACAAGAGGATATCACCATGAGCAAGACCGCCACTATTACCACACGCGTGGAACCTGAGCTTAAAGCAAATGCTGATCTAATTCTTTCCCAGCTAGGTATGACTACTGCCCAAGCTATTAGTATGTTTTTAAAACAGGTTGAGCTGAACCGAGGTTTACCTTTTACGCCACGCTTACCGCCTCAGACAACGTCTGATCACAAGCCATTCAAAGTACAAGCCTTTAACTTAGGCAGCGACATAATGCCTGACCGAGATGAAATGTACTCTGATCGAGGCCTCTAGCAGTATGTACGCTGTCGATACTAACCTGTTGGTCTATGCTCACAATGCTGACTCCGTATTTCATGAACCCGCGAAAGAATTTATTGAAAGCATTCTAAACACGCGCGACGACAACGGTAATCTTAAGGTGTGTATACCTGCTCAAGTACTGGTTGAGTTCATTAACGTTATTACTTGGTCTCGGTTAGAATCTCCGCTGTCATTGCCGGATGCGCTGCACCTTGTAAAGCAGTACCGAGATTCGGGCGTAACAATCTTGCACCCAAAAACAAGCCAGCTCGATACACTTTTAACTCTGTTTGAGTCAGTGACAACGCGTAAGAAAGTGTTCGATATTGCTCTAGTGGCAACACTTAAAGACAATGGAATTAATGGTTTATATACGGTTAATACCAAGGACTTCGTCGACTTTGATTTTCTGGATGTGGTTAACCCTTTAGGCTAAAAAACTAACGCTAAATAGCATCATCCACAAAACCTAAATCTCCCCCTTACTAGACAACAAAATCGCAATCGTGCGAGTCGAGTGAAAGTTAGAGCAAATAATCAAAATCACCACCGTCATTGGCACCGACAAGATCATTCCTGTAATCCCCCAAATGCTGCCCCAAAAAGCCAACGAAATTAGGATAACCAAGCCACTAAGATTCAAGCTAGAGCCCATCAGCTTCGGCTCCAATAAATTACCAATCAAAAACTGCAGCCCTCCCAGCAACAAAACCACCACAAAGAATTCACTGGAGGTATCAAACTGCACTAAAGCCAAAGCCGCCGGAAACAACACCGCAAGCATAGAGCCAATAGTGGGAATGTAGTTAAACAGAAACACAATAAAGCCCCAGAACACCGGGTAATCAACGCCGATCAGCGCCAGTGCAGCCGCACTGAGTACGCCGGTTAATATACTAACGAATGTCTTAACCGTCAGGTAAGTCCGTATGCGTGACATGATCTCATTACGCACTTTAAACACTTGAGGATTATCTTTTTCTTCACCAAAAATCGCTGTGAATTTCAGGTTAAAAACTGAGCGCTCGAGGAAGATAAATAATAGATAAATCCACACCAACAGCATCGTACTGGTGATATTACTAATCAATGAAGTGGTCCAGGAAACGAGTTTCTGGAGGTTTAAAATATCGTTGAATTGATCGAGTTTGAAATCTCTATCCGGTGCAACCAGAGTTAA harbors:
- a CDS encoding LysR family transcriptional regulator, which translates into the protein MNIKPESLRTFVTVADCGNLHEASEILGRTPSAISMTLKQLSEQLNTELFETDRKSNLTPTGQFVLEESRRALNSFDESVRTIERYTKGEMGVVRVATVPSVASHLLPAVVSRFQQKSPKVRLELRDTDSVMVATAVRNGSVDCGVASLSFASHDLQHELLLEEPFGLVCRPDHSLANTTQPLKWQALEGVTFISNGLCEQIRNERFMRINSRTAIQVHNIVTLLGLIQQGMGVTLLPRLAVPDGGEFCFLPLADKTVVRKLYFLENRHHRISPAGQLFKEEVVGSFKEQKI
- a CDS encoding type II toxin-antitoxin system VapC family toxin — its product is MYAVDTNLLVYAHNADSVFHEPAKEFIESILNTRDDNGNLKVCIPAQVLVEFINVITWSRLESPLSLPDALHLVKQYRDSGVTILHPKTSQLDTLLTLFESVTTRKKVFDIALVATLKDNGINGLYTVNTKDFVDFDFLDVVNPLG
- a CDS encoding aldehyde dehydrogenase family protein; the encoded protein is MTQNTQNYIAGEWMNGVSEVENYNPSDLSDLIGMYAQADHAQLELALDAAHDAKTQWAKVGLEQRQSILNAIGEELMARAVELGTLLAREEGKPLAEGKGEVFRAGQFFTYYAAEVLRQIGDTADSVRAGVEVHVAREPVGVVAIISPWNFPTATAVWKIAPALAFGNTVIWKPANIVPASAVAVAEIIARQVEKGMPKGLFNLVMGSGGDIGQRLVESPRVDAITFTGSVEVGKHIAVSAIGNLTKLQMEMGSKNALAVMDDGDLDIAVAAALGGAFGGSGQKCTASSRLVVHSAVHDEFVERLVAGAKSMVVGHALTEGTQIGPVVSAEQLQQNLDNVALAKSEGAEWMCGGERLERETEGYYMDPAVFIGTNNQMRVNREELFAPMTCVIKVDSYDEALATVNDTNFGLTSGIITNSLARATHFRRNAQTGCVMVNLATAGTDYHVPFGGRGDSSYGPREQGQYAAEFYTTVKTSYISAGDPE
- a CDS encoding AI-2E family transporter — encoded protein: MSQPNAFNVKALNIAIGLSIVIMLGWLLIVGKNLLVPIMLALVFWYLLDTVAERIQSIPFGEKHIPHSFSLLGAFVVAIVFLMFVANMVASNAEELAKLAPSYTENIETKIQQLLTLVAPDRDFKLDQFNDILNLQKLVSWTTSLISNITSTMLLVWIYLLFIFLERSVFNLKFTAIFGEEKDNPQVFKVRNEIMSRIRTYLTVKTFVSILTGVLSAAALALIGVDYPVFWGFIVFLFNYIPTIGSMLAVLFPAALALVQFDTSSEFFVVVLLLGGLQFLIGNLLEPKLMGSSLNLSGLVILISLAFWGSIWGITGMILSVPMTVVILIICSNFHSTRTIAILLSSKGEI
- a CDS encoding type II toxin-antitoxin system RelB/DinJ family antitoxin, with amino-acid sequence MSKTATITTRVEPELKANADLILSQLGMTTAQAISMFLKQVELNRGLPFTPRLPPQTTSDHKPFKVQAFNLGSDIMPDRDEMYSDRGL